A single region of the Sciurus carolinensis chromosome 16, mSciCar1.2, whole genome shotgun sequence genome encodes:
- the Catsperg gene encoding cation channel sperm-associated auxiliary subunit gamma isoform X4, producing MEGDKIQFTVGDELFDLKLRYFVNVPSRPLWYNVDQSPVLILGGIPNEKTLIMTSTNFKEFSLVELSIDSCWVGSFYCPQAEFSATIHDAISTESTLFIRQNQLVYYFTGTYSTLYEGSHSSGKWVRVLASECIKRLCPVYFSSNGSDHIIALTTGKHEGYIHFGTITDGLVSFELLPRNQSMCQRLLADRCSITWATFISGENTLILLVEIYYQKSDEKYYQLTNYNLITNEMNILYTMPLFIPDAGGLEFLMILGTETYTNTPMVPKGLFFNVYNNLLFIWGNFLLQSYNTENFLYLADFPKESTIKYLVNSFQGDVVIVTETEEIWYLLEGTYQLSRLFPSKGWDIHVSLQVMKESSLYASNETMVTLFYEEDKLYQLVYLIQKQQGHLVKRQVPVENVLLYKQYNKYHVEPEGNFRTLIFTNFCPFEVMRLGNLPNPQAYTRQERYLARPPMVLNPSGFHTENSLAVYQGLVYYLLWLHSKYDKPYADPVHDPTWRWWKNKKQDKDYYSYLASNWLSAGGVHIDMDSYEKVYDLKASYRLPERIFLDKGAEYHFSIFLTARGHSFEMGTVVGSVFKVRSRVSVGVVVADPSCTESLVQQRVLVKRNSVLFLVTLRDKSVCYDQGISGHHLMKTSLMVKVVGSSGFCFQHTHLGPRLQGNLMVPVFIGCPPGKRLAFDITYTLKYMRLKNKHYYDCIYQDPEMPCFLFRDMFYPFFLIQDLVTGDSGSFKGSYVLKVVGGGRSLGSIVDYNEEEIYRYNSPLDKTDSRIWTTRTAGTTQDMAFHIMSYENSGIEWLCLENSPCYDLTPQGIFPPEFYFKVLVSNRDVDNSTYCDYQLIFLLHIHGLPLSAKRALFLLIVSASVLVGLVILYIIICLLWPYVVRACSHLRWRINNIIASESYYTYATSSRVFSLSSQPSFEAISKVPSQVDTKVENQEDQPKLEPAEENQPESLLSAQPSASLSSL from the exons ATGGAGGGAGACAAAATCCAGTTCACAGTGGGAGATGAG CTCTTTGATCTGAAGCTCAGATACTTTGTGAATGTCCCATCGAGACCCCTGTGGTACAATGTGGACCAGTCACCCGTGCTCATCCTGGGTGGCATTCCCAACGAGAAGACCCTCATAATGACCAGTACCAACTTCAAGGAATTCTCTCTCGTGGAA TTGAGCATTGACAGTTGCTGGGTAGGTTCCTTCTACTGTCCCCAGGCTGAGTTCTCAGCCACCATCCATGACGCCATCTCCACGGAGAGCACGCTCTTCATTCGGCAGAACCAACTGGTCTACTACTTCACAGGCACCTACTCCACACTCTACGAGGGCAGCCACAGCAGTG GCAAATGGGTTCGCGTCCTGGCCAGCGAGTGTATCAAAAGACTGTGCCCCGTGTATTTCAGTAGCAATGGCTCTGACCACATCATAGCCCTGACCACCGGCAAGCATGAGGGCTACATCCATTTTGGGACCATCACAG ATGGCCTTGTGTCCTTCGAGTTGCTGCCCAGGAATCAGTCCATGTGCCAAAGGCTCCTTG ctGACAGATGCTCCATCACCTGGGCCACCTTCATCTCGGGAGAAAACACTCTCATTCTGCTGGTGGAGATCTACTACCAGAAGAGTGATGAGAAATACTACCAACTGACCAACTACAACCTGA TAACTAATGAGATGAACATCCTCTATACGATGCCACTGTTCATCCCTGATG CTGGAGGCCTAGAGTTCCTGATGATCCTGGGGACGGAGACCTACACCAACACTCCCATGGTACCCAAGGGCTTGTTCTTCAATGTGTACAACAACCTGCTCTTCATCTGGGGCAACTTCCTCCTGCAGAG TTACAACACAGAAAACTTCCTCTACCTGGCGGACTTCCCCAAGGAGTCAACCATCAAGTACTTGGTCAATTCATTCCAAGGGGATGTGGTTATTGTCACCGAGACTGAGGAG ATCTGGTACCTCCTGGAGGGCACCTACCAACTGAGCAGGCTGTTCCCGTCCAAGGGCTGGGACATCCACGTCAGCCTGCAGGTGATGAAGGAGTCCTCACTCTATGCCTCCAACGAGACCATGGTCACTCTCTTTTATGAAGAGGACAAGCTGTACCAG CTGGTATATCTTATACAAAAGCAGCAGGGCCACCTGGTGAAGAGGCAGGTGCCAGTGGAGAATGTGCTGTTGTATAAGCAGTACAACAAGTACCACGTGGAGCCAGAGGG GAACTTCCGAACGCTCATCTTCACCAACTTCTGCCCGTTCGAGGTGATGCGCCTGGGGAACCTGCCTAACCCACAGGCCTACACGCGCCAGGAGCGCTACCTGGCTCGGCCCCCGATGGTCTTGAATCCCTCGGGGTTCCACACCGAGAACTCACTCGCGGTCTATCAGGGTCTCGTCTACTACCTTCTCTGGTTGCACTCCAAGTACGACAAG CCTTATGCGGACCCAGTGCACGATCCCACCTGGCGCTGGTGGAAAAACAAGAAACAGGACAAG GATTACTACTCTTACCTGGCGAGCAACTGGCTGAGCGCGGGTGGCGTGCACATCGACATGGACAGTTACGAAAAGGTCTACGACCTCAAAGCCTCCTACCGGCTGCCCGAGCGCATCTTCCTGGACAAGGGCGCCGAATACCACTTCTCCATCTTCCTGACCGCGCGCGGGCACTCCTTCGAGATGGGCACTGTGGTCG GCAGTGTCTTCAAGGTGCGGAGCAGGGTGTCGGTTGGCGTGGTGGTGGCTGACCCCAGCTGCACGGAATCCTTGGTGCAGCAGAGGGTTCTTGTTAAACGCAACTCGGTGCTATTCTTG GTTACTCTCAGGGATAAAAGCGTTTGCTATGACCAGGGCATTAGTGGACATCACCTCATGAAGACTTCCCTGATGGTCAAG GTGGTGGGTTCCTCCGGGTTCTGCTTCCAGCACACACACCTTGGACCCCGATTGCAA GGCAACCTGATGGTGCCAGTGTTTATCGGCTGTCCCCCAGGCAAGCGCCTGGCCTTCGACATCACCTACACGCTGAAGTACATGCGCCTGAAGAACAAACACTACTACGACTGCATCTACCAGGACCCTGAGATGCCCTGCTTTCTCTTCCGTGACA TGTTCTACCCCTTCTTCTTGATTCAAGATTTGGTAACGGGAGACTCTGGCAGTTTTAAGGGCAG CTACGTGCTGAAAGTGGTGGGAGGCGGGCGCTCGCTGGGCAGTATCGTGGACTACAACGAGGAGGAAATCTATCGCTACAACAGCCCCCTGGACAA GACTGATAGCAGAATCTGGACCACAAGGACCGCGGGGACCACCCAGGATATGGCCTTCCACATCATGTCTTATGAAAACTCGGGCATTGA GTGGCTGTGTTTGGAGAACTCCCCATGCTATGACTTGACCCCCCAAGGCATCTTCCCCCCTGAATTCTACTTCAAGGTGCTGGTGAGCAACAG AGATGTGGACAACAGCACGTACTGCGACTACCAGCTCATCTTCCTGCTGCACATCCATGGGCTCCCACTCAGTGCCAAGCGggccctcttccttctcatt GTTTCCGCCAGTGTGCTCGTGGGCCTGGTGATCCTCTACATCATCATCTGCCTCCTGTGGCCCTATGTGGTGAGGGCCTGCAGCCACCTCCGCTGGAGGATCAATAACATCATTGCCTCGGAATCCTACTACACCTACGCCACGTCTTCCAGAGTCTTTAGCTTGTCATCTCAGCCAAGTTTCGAGGCCATCTCCAAGGTCCCCTCCCAAGTAGACACCAAGGTGGAAAACCAAGAGGATCAGCCTAAATTGGAGCCAGCCGAGGAGAATCAGCCAGAGAGCCTACTATCTGCCCAACCCTCAGCCTCCCTTAGCTCTCTTTAG